One region of Acidobacteriota bacterium genomic DNA includes:
- a CDS encoding NADH-quinone oxidoreductase subunit M has translation MESYLLTIITLLPLVGVVALLVVGRGEAADEKNLKWTALIFSLATFIISLAIPFQFKSAGGMQFEQNLQWITAFNLGIRYHLGVDGISIWLVILTTFIVPVALIASWNSVHSKLREFLICMLALETGMIGVFVAQDMFLFYLFWEVMLVPMYLLIGVWGGERRIYAAIKFVIYTVVGSLLMLAGIIALYYLHGTATGNFTFDIVTITHALKNHTLVLSLSQQIWLFWAFALAFLIKVPLFPFHTWLPDAHVEAPTAGSVILAGVLLKMGTYGLMRFNLPMFPDASKMYSTLICTLAIIGIIYGALVAMVQPDMKKLVAYSSVSHLGFVVLGIFSFTDQGMQGALYQMLNHGVSTGALFILVGMVYDRRHTRMIAEYGGLAHVMPVYSTAFLVVTLSSIALPLMNGFVGEFLILVGTYTSDVTTHPKLFGSLAAIGMILSAVYMLWMYQRVIYGKLTNPDNQKLSDINGRERLALAPLIILIFVMGVYPSLFLSRSDKAIGEIKNVYTQTHFTKTQNQETPLAKTAISSEHSNADNQDN, from the coding sequence ATGGAATCATACCTGCTCACAATTATTACTCTACTGCCACTGGTTGGCGTCGTCGCTTTACTCGTCGTTGGACGCGGCGAAGCGGCTGATGAAAAAAACCTTAAATGGACAGCCCTGATATTTTCGCTGGCGACCTTCATCATCTCGCTGGCAATTCCTTTTCAATTTAAATCTGCTGGGGGGATGCAGTTTGAACAAAATTTGCAATGGATAACCGCATTCAACCTCGGCATCCGTTATCACCTGGGAGTTGATGGAATAAGCATCTGGTTGGTGATATTGACAACCTTTATTGTGCCGGTCGCGCTTATCGCTTCGTGGAATTCCGTACACTCAAAACTCCGCGAATTTTTAATCTGTATGCTGGCGCTGGAAACCGGCATGATCGGCGTATTCGTCGCACAGGATATGTTCCTGTTTTATCTTTTCTGGGAAGTCATGCTGGTGCCGATGTATTTGCTTATCGGCGTCTGGGGCGGCGAACGAAGAATTTATGCGGCAATCAAATTCGTCATTTACACAGTTGTCGGCAGTTTGTTGATGCTCGCCGGAATTATCGCGCTCTATTACCTGCACGGCACTGCAACCGGCAATTTTACTTTCGACATCGTCACCATCACCCATGCCTTGAAAAACCACACTCTGGTTTTAAGCCTGTCGCAACAAATCTGGTTGTTCTGGGCTTTTGCCTTGGCATTTTTAATCAAAGTTCCGCTTTTCCCATTTCACACCTGGCTGCCGGATGCGCACGTTGAAGCGCCGACCGCAGGTTCGGTTATTCTGGCTGGCGTGTTGCTCAAAATGGGAACCTACGGCTTGATGCGCTTCAACCTGCCGATGTTCCCGGATGCCTCGAAGATGTATTCGACATTGATTTGTACGCTTGCCATCATCGGGATTATTTACGGCGCACTGGTTGCAATGGTGCAGCCCGATATGAAAAAGCTGGTTGCTTATTCATCGGTCAGCCATCTGGGATTTGTGGTGCTTGGTATCTTTTCATTTACCGACCAGGGAATGCAGGGCGCGCTTTATCAAATGCTCAATCACGGCGTTTCAACCGGCGCGCTGTTTATTTTAGTCGGTATGGTTTATGACCGCAGACACACGCGAATGATTGCCGAATATGGCGGACTGGCGCATGTCATGCCGGTCTATTCTACAGCGTTTTTAGTCGTTACCCTGTCATCAATCGCTTTACCATTAATGAATGGGTTCGTCGGTGAATTTTTAATATTGGTTGGCACCTATACTTCGGATGTCACCACGCATCCGAAACTTTTCGGCTCGCTGGCAGCCATCGGCATGATTCTATCTGCGGTCTATATGCTGTGGATGTATCAGCGCGTCATCTACGGCAAATTAACCAATCCTGACAACCAAAAACTGAGCGACATAAACGGCAGAGAGCGATTGGCATTAGCGCCTTTGATTATTTTGATTTTCGTAATGGGAGTCTATCCGAGTTTGTTCTTATCGCGCAGTGATAAAGCCATCGGCGAAATTAAAAACGTTTATACCCAAACTCATTTCACGAAAACGCAAAATCAGGAAACGCCTCTCGCGAAGACGGCGATTTCCAGTGAGCATTCAAACGCAGATAATCAGGATAACTAA
- the nuoL gene encoding NADH-quinone oxidoreductase subunit L, with protein MNESLLALIILSPLVGAAVLGFFGKRMSDKLVAYIACSTVLISAILSFTVFFKHWHHFESQKIHQYLFTWISVGSFRADFALLLDPLSAIYIVFITFVAFWIHVFAVGYMKGESGYWRFFAYLNLFMFSMLTLVLADNFLLMFVGWEGVGLCSYLLIGFYFDKTFANDAAKKAFVTNRVGDFGFALGLLLLFLKSGSIFYFNDPRGIPSAFEWAMNQATEPMTFAAIFAGGLTSIAVLMFIGATGKSAQIPLYVWLPDAMAGPTPVSALIHAATMVTAGVYMVARASSIFIHAPTAMMIVAIIGAATAIFAATIGIAQSDIKKVLAYSTISQLGYMFLACGVGAFVGGIFHVFTHAFFKALLFLGSGSVIIGMHHEQDMRKMGGLKKYMPITFATMFVGWLAIAGIPPLSGFFSKDEILFKTFTADAFGVSFLPKLLWFVGAVTALLTAVYMTRLMVMTFFSNERFHEKSAHGHDDHHSGHGDNHGVTPHETSRVMTTPLMVLAICAALAGFLGMPSAFGVRNYFEHFLEPAIAHQTTQVEHASGSPEIKTGDSASHTTPAAEKSASESQTNAHPDHMTEWILMGVSVLIAIAGIGIGWGWFNKNPLWQPPRLLEEKYKVDEVYDATIIQPIKQGSTNVLWKFIDVKIIDGAVNGAAKLTDSIGGVLRYLQSGFARSYVALVVIGALLIIGYFILRIR; from the coding sequence ATGAACGAATCACTATTAGCTCTTATCATTCTATCGCCCCTGGTCGGCGCTGCCGTTCTCGGATTTTTCGGCAAACGGATGAGCGACAAACTTGTCGCCTATATCGCCTGTTCAACCGTTTTGATTTCGGCGATTCTCTCCTTTACGGTCTTCTTTAAACATTGGCATCACTTTGAAAGTCAAAAAATCCATCAATACCTGTTCACCTGGATTAGCGTCGGTTCGTTTCGCGCAGATTTCGCATTACTGCTCGATCCCCTTTCTGCGATATATATTGTATTCATCACCTTCGTGGCTTTCTGGATTCATGTTTTCGCCGTCGGTTATATGAAGGGCGAATCCGGGTACTGGCGATTTTTCGCATACCTCAACCTGTTCATGTTTTCGATGCTCACGTTGGTTTTAGCCGATAATTTTTTATTGATGTTCGTCGGCTGGGAAGGCGTGGGACTTTGCTCTTATCTGCTCATCGGGTTTTATTTCGATAAAACGTTTGCCAACGACGCCGCTAAAAAAGCCTTTGTTACCAATCGCGTGGGCGACTTCGGCTTTGCCCTCGGTTTATTGTTGTTGTTTTTAAAATCCGGTTCGATCTTTTATTTCAATGACCCGCGCGGCATCCCTTCGGCATTTGAATGGGCGATGAATCAAGCAACCGAGCCGATGACCTTCGCAGCAATTTTTGCCGGAGGACTGACTTCAATCGCGGTTTTGATGTTTATCGGCGCAACCGGTAAGAGCGCGCAAATTCCGCTGTATGTCTGGTTGCCGGATGCAATGGCAGGTCCGACGCCGGTTTCTGCGCTGATTCACGCGGCAACAATGGTCACGGCTGGAGTTTATATGGTTGCCCGCGCCAGTTCGATTTTTATTCACGCGCCGACTGCCATGATGATTGTAGCCATTATCGGCGCGGCAACGGCGATTTTTGCGGCAACCATCGGTATCGCGCAATCCGATATTAAAAAAGTTCTAGCTTATTCAACCATTTCCCAACTCGGTTATATGTTTCTCGCCTGCGGTGTCGGGGCGTTTGTTGGCGGCATCTTTCACGTCTTCACCCACGCATTTTTCAAAGCCTTGCTCTTTCTCGGCTCCGGTTCAGTCATCATCGGCATGCACCACGAACAGGATATGCGCAAAATGGGCGGCTTGAAAAAGTATATGCCGATTACCTTTGCGACAATGTTCGTTGGCTGGCTGGCGATTGCCGGTATTCCGCCGCTCTCAGGTTTTTTCAGCAAGGATGAAATTTTATTTAAGACTTTTACCGCCGATGCTTTTGGCGTGTCTTTCTTGCCAAAACTATTATGGTTCGTGGGTGCAGTGACGGCGCTGCTAACCGCAGTCTATATGACGCGATTGATGGTAATGACCTTTTTCAGCAATGAACGGTTTCATGAAAAATCGGCGCACGGACACGACGACCATCATTCAGGACACGGCGATAATCACGGCGTCACACCGCACGAGACTTCGCGAGTGATGACCACACCATTGATGGTTTTGGCGATTTGCGCTGCGCTTGCAGGCTTTTTAGGAATGCCATCGGCTTTTGGCGTAAGAAATTATTTCGAGCATTTCCTTGAACCTGCAATCGCCCATCAAACGACTCAAGTAGAACACGCGAGCGGCTCACCTGAAATCAAAACCGGTGACTCGGCAAGTCATACAACGCCTGCCGCAGAAAAATCTGCAAGTGAATCACAAACCAATGCTCACCCAGACCATATGACCGAATGGATATTGATGGGCGTATCGGTTTTGATTGCAATTGCCGGTATCGGCATTGGTTGGGGCTGGTTCAATAAAAATCCGCTGTGGCAACCGCCGCGACTTCTTGAAGAAAAATACAAGGTCGATGAGGTCTATGACGCAACCATCATTCAGCCCATCAAGCAAGGCTCGACCAATGTTTTATGGAAATTCATTGACGTAAAAATCATTGATGGCGCGGTCAATGGCGCAGCCAAACTTACAGACAGCATCGGCGGCGTGTTGCGTTATCTGCAATCGGGATTTGCGCGAAGTTATGTTGCGCTCGTTGTAATCGGCGCGTTACTCATCATCGGTTATTTCATTTTACGAATTCGATAA
- the nuoK gene encoding NADH-quinone oxidoreductase subunit NuoK, with translation MVPLSWYLGLSALLFTIGAVGVFIKRNAITIFLCIELMLNAVNLSFVAMSNFFQDMNGQLFVFIVMTVAAAEAAVGLAIIISIFRNRASLNVDEADNLKL, from the coding sequence ATGGTTCCATTATCTTGGTATTTAGGGCTTTCCGCCCTGCTCTTTACAATTGGTGCGGTCGGCGTTTTTATCAAACGCAATGCCATCACCATTTTTCTTTGCATTGAACTGATGCTCAATGCCGTGAATTTGAGTTTTGTCGCCATGTCGAATTTTTTCCAGGACATGAACGGTCAACTGTTTGTTTTTATTGTGATGACGGTTGCCGCCGCAGAAGCCGCCGTGGGACTTGCAATCATTATTTCGATTTTTAGAAACCGCGCTTCTTTAAACGTAGACGAAGCTGACAATTTGAAATTATAA
- a CDS encoding NADH-quinone oxidoreductase subunit J — translation MENVLFIIFAIIAVASALNILLQRNPLYSAVSLIGTLAAISALFITLNAQFIAAIQIVVYAGAIMVLFVFVIMLLNEPKDQPHIDKQRGLRLLAIPVAGLLLAEGFFIVSRVPNLKIPRVDPSDTAFGTTWKVGVGLFTDYLLPFEVTSVLLLMAVVGAMVLARRDGE, via the coding sequence ATGGAAAATGTTTTATTTATAATATTCGCGATTATCGCGGTCGCCAGCGCACTGAATATCCTCTTGCAGCGCAACCCATTGTATAGCGCAGTCTCTTTGATTGGCACGCTTGCCGCAATTTCGGCGCTCTTTATTACCCTCAACGCGCAATTCATCGCCGCTATTCAAATCGTCGTATACGCGGGCGCGATTATGGTGCTTTTCGTTTTCGTCATCATGTTGTTGAATGAACCGAAAGACCAACCCCACATCGATAAACAACGCGGCTTGAGGCTATTGGCAATTCCGGTTGCGGGACTACTTTTGGCAGAAGGCTTTTTCATTGTCAGCCGTGTGCCAAACCTCAAGATTCCGCGAGTTGACCCATCCGATACGGCTTTCGGGACGACCTGGAAAGTCGGTGTCGGATTATTTACAGATTATTTGTTGCCCTTTGAAGTGACTTCGGTTTTGTTATTAATGGCAGTCGTCGGCGCAATGGTACTGGCGCGACGCGATGGAGAATAA
- the nuoH gene encoding NADH-quinone oxidoreductase subunit NuoH, translating into MTNLIIEWVIKCAVMFGILLTAVAYLTFLERKVMSWIQLRVGPNRAGPFGLLQPAADGLKMILKEDIIPLEATKWLYILAPAIAVVPALMSFIVIPYGGAVNIFGRTIEFHVTQINVALLYIFALTSLGVYGIALAGWSSNNKYSLMGGLRSSAQMISYELALGLSIVGVLLVAGTLDLTKIVEGQAGRWFGFIPRWNIIPQILGFPIFFIAALAETNRTPFDLPEADSELVAGYHTEYSSMKFVLFQMAEYLNLITSTSLSVTLYFGGWLGPGVWQYPILGPIYFAIKVLIFIFIIMWIRFTVPRFRYDQLMKFGWKVLLPLALLNIFITGTVMMFLKG; encoded by the coding sequence ATGACAAACCTGATTATCGAATGGGTTATCAAATGCGCGGTGATGTTTGGAATTTTGCTCACCGCCGTCGCCTATTTAACGTTTCTTGAACGCAAAGTCATGAGCTGGATTCAACTGCGTGTCGGACCGAACCGCGCAGGACCCTTTGGTTTATTACAACCGGCTGCCGACGGCTTAAAGATGATTTTAAAAGAAGACATCATTCCGCTCGAAGCCACGAAATGGTTGTACATTCTCGCTCCGGCAATTGCAGTGGTTCCCGCGTTGATGTCTTTCATCGTTATTCCCTACGGCGGCGCGGTTAATATTTTTGGTCGCACTATTGAATTTCACGTCACTCAAATCAACGTCGCCCTGCTTTACATTTTTGCGCTTACGTCGCTCGGCGTTTACGGAATCGCGCTTGCCGGTTGGTCATCGAATAACAAATATTCATTGATGGGCGGATTGCGTTCAAGCGCCCAGATGATTAGTTATGAACTGGCGCTCGGACTATCCATCGTTGGCGTTCTATTAGTTGCCGGAACCCTGGATTTAACCAAAATCGTTGAAGGGCAAGCCGGGCGTTGGTTTGGCTTCATTCCGAGATGGAATATCATCCCGCAGATTTTAGGGTTTCCGATTTTCTTTATTGCGGCGCTTGCGGAAACCAATCGCACGCCGTTTGATTTACCGGAAGCCGATTCGGAACTCGTCGCCGGCTATCACACCGAATATTCATCAATGAAATTCGTGTTATTTCAGATGGCTGAATATCTGAATTTAATCACTTCGACTTCGCTTTCGGTGACTCTCTATTTTGGCGGCTGGTTGGGACCGGGCGTTTGGCAATATCCGATTCTGGGGCCAATTTATTTCGCCATCAAAGTTTTAATCTTCATTTTCATCATTATGTGGATTCGCTTTACCGTACCGCGTTTTCGCTATGATCAGTTGATGAAATTCGGATGGAAGGTGCTCTTACCTTTAGCCCTTCTCAATATCTTTATTACCGGCACAGTGATGATGTTCCTCAAGGGCTAA
- the ndhC gene encoding NADH-quinone oxidoreductase subunit A translates to MDQSPTINYLPILLVFLMAAGLATVIIVLSKVAGRSRPTKVKLEPYECGVEPIGNARERQSVKFYLVAMVFLLFDIETVFLVPWAVVFPNVLKDQQASLYSLRWIFYGEMMVFMVLLLAGLVYVYRKGILDWTK, encoded by the coding sequence ATGGATCAATCTCCAACGATTAATTACTTACCTATCTTACTGGTTTTTTTGATGGCAGCGGGGTTGGCAACCGTCATCATCGTGTTATCGAAAGTTGCAGGCCGTTCTCGTCCAACTAAAGTCAAACTCGAACCTTATGAATGCGGGGTAGAACCCATTGGCAATGCCAGAGAACGACAATCGGTTAAGTTTTATCTGGTGGCAATGGTTTTCCTGTTATTCGATATTGAAACGGTGTTTCTGGTGCCCTGGGCTGTGGTATTCCCAAATGTATTGAAAGACCAGCAGGCGTCGCTTTATTCGCTAAGATGGATTTTTTACGGCGAAATGATGGTCTTTATGGTCTTGCTTCTCGCCGGATTGGTTTATGTTTACCGAAAAGGCATTCTCGATTGGACGAAATAA
- a CDS encoding M23 family metallopeptidase codes for MSDDNRIQTIFVLPYSGKAIQFSFEKKIIYYIGGGVGVLVLGTVIGIIGLINSGSETARIASMKADYEKLKQENETYKNSYSKLKGQISYINDMSNELARQVKMEQSSDVDKLVGVGGPETVTSLDKAAGQLETNLRKIGSIVREDQLKLATIPDGYPVEGYLTDDFGPRRNPMGSGYENHPGLDIAAEFGTPVKATADGVVVHAAPMGGYGNLVAIYHSNGIVTRYGHLSKITVEQGQRIKRGDQIGNVGSTGRSTAPHCHYEVRENDQTIDPQKFIKQSN; via the coding sequence ATGTCAGACGATAATCGCATTCAAACTATTTTCGTTCTTCCCTATTCAGGCAAAGCAATCCAGTTCAGTTTCGAGAAAAAAATCATTTATTACATTGGCGGAGGCGTCGGGGTTCTGGTTTTAGGAACTGTTATCGGCATCATCGGCTTAATTAATTCAGGTTCCGAAACCGCCCGAATCGCTTCAATGAAAGCCGATTATGAAAAGTTGAAACAGGAAAACGAGACCTATAAAAATTCTTACTCCAAACTCAAAGGTCAGATTTCCTATATCAACGATATGTCCAATGAATTGGCTCGCCAGGTGAAAATGGAACAAAGCTCGGATGTTGATAAACTGGTCGGTGTCGGTGGACCTGAAACCGTCACCTCACTTGATAAAGCTGCCGGGCAACTTGAAACCAACCTTCGCAAAATCGGTTCAATTGTTCGCGAAGACCAATTGAAATTGGCGACTATCCCGGATGGCTATCCGGTCGAAGGTTATTTAACCGATGATTTTGGTCCGCGACGAAATCCGATGGGCAGCGGCTATGAAAACCACCCGGGTTTGGATATCGCCGCAGAATTCGGCACTCCGGTCAAAGCAACCGCAGACGGCGTGGTCGTTCATGCTGCACCGATGGGCGGATATGGCAATCTCGTCGCTATCTATCACAGCAACGGAATTGTGACCCGCTATGGTCATCTGTCGAAAATCACCGTCGAACAGGGTCAACGCATCAAACGCGGCGATCAAATCGGTAATGTCGGAAGCACCGGACGGTCAACCGCTCCGCATTGTCATTATGAAGTTCGCGAAAACGACCAGACCATCGACCCGCAAAAATTCATCAAACAATCAAATTAA